ATCTAAATTGTGCGAGATACCCCGTCATTTATGGCGGGGAGGGATAGCACGGGTCACGTAGTGACCCCCTTTGTTCTCGCGTCTCCTAAAAGTTAGAAGCTATCTATTCGGGTTGAGTATCCGTAGCCATCGCTACGTTGAATAAGGGTGCAGTAACGGTGGCTAATGCCTTGAACCAAACCCACTGCGGATTGAATGTTAAAGCTTCCTGAGGCTCTAACGGCAACGCGACCTACATACGTGCCGACCTTCTTGCCTTGGGTAACTATCGCCTTTACCATGTCACCCGTCTGAAAGCCGTGGATATTTTTTTGCCGCGTTAAATAGCCTCGCGGGAAGCCAAAGCGGGTGAGTCGTGTGCGTTGGTAACTACCACGCCCGGTGGCTTTAATCACTAACGTCGGTTTTTGCCAATGCTCTACAAAATCCACTTCGCCCACGCACACCGCATCTAAGGCATGTGTCTTTGGTATAACGAGCCGTGAGCGATTGCACTTCGTTAAGCCGCCAGACCCGGTGCGAACGGGTAGTCCTGTTGCCTTGAGCGCGTTAAGCAACTTCCATCGCGTGGCGTTAACGGCAGCGGCATCCCGTAACGGGCGTTTCGCTTGGGCTTGAATCTTGGTTAAGCGTTTGGGGTCTTTGGCCAAGAATTGGGTGATGTCTTGCGCGGCTTTCTTTAGGTTGCAGGGTGCACACGCGAGCGTTAAGTTACTGACGCGGTTCGAGCCGCCTCGCGCTTTGGGGTGAATGTGTTCGATTTGCAGCGGCACCTCTGATACATCGCAATAGGCACATTGTCGATGCCACTTTTCCAATAAATACTCGCGCACTTCATAGCCTGCTAATTCGCCTTGCTGGTACTCCACGCCCGCTATCTCGGGGTTTTCAAGCTGCTGCATATCAAATCGAACCAGCTCTTGTGCAAGGTGCGTAATTGGTGCCACGTTTCGTATTCGCGCAACCCACGATAACGTAGTATCAATTCGATGCTGCAAGCTAGGTGCGAGCCACCCTTCGCCTTTGTTTTTTCGATTAAGGAATCGAGGCGCACGGTAACGTAAGTTGGCGCTACGACGGCGACGCCGCATTTGGCTTCTCGCGGTTAAAGCTTTACTAATTTGAAACCCACGATGTGTCAACTCGAACAGGTTTAATACGTGCGCCGTAGCTGTTATCTTGCCCGTTTCCGCGTTAACGGTATCGTTATTGCGAACTAACGCCAGCCCTGATGTTTTACTGCCAGGGTCAATCTTAAGCTCTAACGGTTGAAGCTCGCTTTGCGCCACCTCTCTGTCAATCAAGCGAATCGTAAAGGGGATCAATCGATGCACCCTTGCTCGCCCTCGCGCCAATAAAAGTCGTGCTCGCTTCTCGGAGCACGGCATCAACAGCGCTTGGCGTCTATCTATTACAAAAACAGCCATGGCTATTTTCTCCTAATTTTGCCCGTAAGGGCCTTGTGACGGAGGCTTACGCCTCGCTCCCCTCGACAAGGTTGATGTCCCGCTAGATGCCTAATGCACCATGCGGTAGCCCGTTTCGTGCCTACCCTAGGCGTGTCTGCGGCTACCGCTTACAGAGCTTGGAACTGAGGAAGCATTCCAAGGTGCGTCTTGAACGTAACACCAACGTAGCGCTACAACAGCGCTGAGTCTGGTCAATCTAGGCAAGCGCAGAACGAATCTGGCATGCCTCGCCCTTTAGGGCGGGGTTATTGACTGATTATTTAGCCAGCCAATCGACTAATTGCGCACTGAGCTGGTCACTGGCTAGGCCAAAGGCCTGAATAACCGCAGGCACAGAGGTGTCAGCAGCAGGTTGATTCAAGGTAAAGCGCCGAGTCTGTACGATAGAGGAATCAAGGCGGTTGATAAGTTGGGCATCAAACTGAACCACTACCACAGGCTGGTCATTTTGGTATTGAACCTGAAAATGACTAAGGTAGCCCTCTAAGGCAAAGTCTGTTTTCAATGCAGCATCAGAGCTAACGGCATTAAATAGTCGAGTATCCGTAAAGGCTTGGACAAAGCGCTCACGTAATAAGACGGGAGCATTATCAGCCCATTGTGTGCCTTTGTAGATTTGTATCTCTGACCCAGTGGGCTGAACCAACACGCGATTACTATTGATTAAGCGGTTAGCCTGAGGAGCAGCCACGTATAACGATACGTTTTTTTGTACAGCCGTGCTTTGCATAGCGGTAGCAGGTAGGTTATAGCGCGTTTGCGGTTCGGATTTAGGCAAAATAGAGCAGCCAGCAACGAGTACAAGCGTACCCAAAGCCGTTACACCTAAAACATGACGTAGTGATTTACGTATCATGGCTGAAATTCCTGTATTTTATCGCCACCTAATAGATAGTCTGTGGGGCTATTTTGTAGTTCTTGAGTGATGATTTTAATATTGCTTAGCGTTTGGCGCAGCTCTTGCATAGCGGGTGCGATTTGTGCAAAGCCTTGGCTACCTTGGTTAATAGCTGGGGCATTCTCCGCCAACATTTTTTGCAGATCCTGAGTGGTTTGGCTTAGGTTCTGCATGGCCTCATTCGCTTTAGCAAAAGCACCACTGCCTTCTTTAGTGATTAGATTGCGGGTTTCCTTCAGCATTTTTTCTGCCTCATTGCTCGCGTTATTCAAGCTAGTAAAGAGGGCAGGCAGGCTTTCAGAGCCATCAGCTAATTGTCCTAGTAAGCGTTCTAATTGTTCAATACTGTGACCAATACGTTGGGCATTATCCGAGGATAAAAAGGCATTAGCGTTAATCAATAATTCAGACACATTGGTCATTAGCTCTTCACCACCAGCCATTAGTTCGGCCATAGGCGAAGGAGTAGCCATAATCAATGCGGGATAGTCATCGGTTTTGTCTTCGTCTTCTAGGTCAGGACTGTCCGGCGATCCACCCGTTAACTCGATCACAGATGTGCCTGTAATCCCGGTTAAGGCGAGACGAGCTAAGGTATCTTTTTTGACCGGAATGCTTTCTTGAATACTAATGCTGACTAGGACGCGACGGATGTCGTTTGGGTCTAGCTCCAGTTTAGTGACTTCACCAATACGGATGCCGTTATATTGCACGGCTCCGCCACGGTTGAGTCCACGTACGGCTTCGGTAAAGACAACGGTATAGTCTTTGGTTTTATTATCACTCCCTGTTTTTGCTAGCCAAAGTGAAAACAAAATAGCTCCGGTAGCAATCAAAAGGGTGAAAACGCCAATCAGAATATGATGTGCGCGAGGTTCCATTACAGGTTCTCCTGACGTCGTGTTTCAGCTTGAAAGGCGGCGCGTCCTCGCGGGCCTTGGAAATAATCTTGTACCCACGGATCGTCGTATTTTTCGACCACGTCCAAGCTATCGTTAATAATGACGCGTTTTTGTGATAAGACGGCCACGCGATCACAGATGGTATAGAGCGTGTCCAAATCGTGTGTGACTAAATAAACCGTTAAACCCAATGCATCGCGTAAGGTTAAAATCAACTGATCAAAATCGCTGGCTCCGATCGGGTCTAGCCCGGCAGTAGGCTCATCTAAGAATAAAATTTCAGGATCTAGGGCCAAGGCACGAGCTAAAGCGGCACGTTTAATCATTCCCCCTGAAAGTTCAGAGGGGTATTTGTTTGCGGCATTGGCAGGTAAGCCTGCTAATGCCATTTTTAGCCGTCCTAAGTCCTCGGCTTCATCACGGCTGAGGCCGGTATGCTCAATTAAGGGCATAGCAATGTTTTCTACTACGGTCAGTGATGAAAACAGTGCCCCTTGCTGAAAGAGCACTCCAAATCTACGTTCTAGTTTAGAGCGATCTTCTGCATTTAAATCAGCAATTTTTTGGCCAAAAAC
This Paenalcaligenes faecalis DNA region includes the following protein-coding sequences:
- the iscB gene encoding RNA-guided endonuclease IscB; translation: MAVFVIDRRQALLMPCSEKRARLLLARGRARVHRLIPFTIRLIDREVAQSELQPLELKIDPGSKTSGLALVRNNDTVNAETGKITATAHVLNLFELTHRGFQISKALTARSQMRRRRRSANLRYRAPRFLNRKNKGEGWLAPSLQHRIDTTLSWVARIRNVAPITHLAQELVRFDMQQLENPEIAGVEYQQGELAGYEVREYLLEKWHRQCAYCDVSEVPLQIEHIHPKARGGSNRVSNLTLACAPCNLKKAAQDITQFLAKDPKRLTKIQAQAKRPLRDAAAVNATRWKLLNALKATGLPVRTGSGGLTKCNRSRLVIPKTHALDAVCVGEVDFVEHWQKPTLVIKATGRGSYQRTRLTRFGFPRGYLTRQKNIHGFQTGDMVKAIVTQGKKVGTYVGRVAVRASGSFNIQSAVGLVQGISHRYCTLIQRSDGYGYSTRIDSF
- a CDS encoding ABC-type transport auxiliary lipoprotein family protein, whose protein sequence is MIRKSLRHVLGVTALGTLVLVAGCSILPKSEPQTRYNLPATAMQSTAVQKNVSLYVAAPQANRLINSNRVLVQPTGSEIQIYKGTQWADNAPVLLRERFVQAFTDTRLFNAVSSDAALKTDFALEGYLSHFQVQYQNDQPVVVVQFDAQLINRLDSSIVQTRRFTLNQPAADTSVPAVIQAFGLASDQLSAQLVDWLAK
- a CDS encoding MlaD family protein, encoding MEPRAHHILIGVFTLLIATGAILFSLWLAKTGSDNKTKDYTVVFTEAVRGLNRGGAVQYNGIRIGEVTKLELDPNDIRRVLVSISIQESIPVKKDTLARLALTGITGTSVIELTGGSPDSPDLEDEDKTDDYPALIMATPSPMAELMAGGEELMTNVSELLINANAFLSSDNAQRIGHSIEQLERLLGQLADGSESLPALFTSLNNASNEAEKMLKETRNLITKEGSGAFAKANEAMQNLSQTTQDLQKMLAENAPAINQGSQGFAQIAPAMQELRQTLSNIKIITQELQNSPTDYLLGGDKIQEFQP
- a CDS encoding ABC transporter ATP-binding protein, with the protein product MSATHEHNPQLKKDNKAKQQERQKKEPIIKVRHLVNRFGTHTVHENLDMDIYPGEIVGVVGGSGTGKSVLLRAILGLRPPNEGDITVFGQKIADLNAEDRSKLERRFGVLFQQGALFSSLTVVENIAMPLIEHTGLSRDEAEDLGRLKMALAGLPANAANKYPSELSGGMIKRAALARALALDPEILFLDEPTAGLDPIGASDFDQLILTLRDALGLTVYLVTHDLDTLYTICDRVAVLSQKRVIINDSLDVVEKYDDPWVQDYFQGPRGRAAFQAETRRQENL